The Trichoderma atroviride chromosome 5, complete sequence genome contains a region encoding:
- a CDS encoding uncharacterized protein (EggNog:ENOG41), whose amino-acid sequence MLAAQENYIEIINLLLEHGANINAEEKDGATALYIASQEGHVQVIQKLLDEGAKSSATRVSRSRPIHQAARYGHLEAVKLLLKLDPDDAHTETVDGATPLCLASRGETASHLEVARYLIDEHNAAITL is encoded by the coding sequence ATGCTTGCGGCACAGGAAAACTATATTGAGATTATTAATCTCCTCTTGGAGCACGGCGCAAACATCAACgccgaagaaaaagatggtgCGACTGCCTTGTATATTGCTTCCCAGGAGGGACATGTGCAGGTTATTCAGAAGCTTTTAGACGAAGGTGCGAAATCCTCAGCAACTAGAGTCTCTCGAAGTCGACCGATTCACCAGGCAGCGCGATATGGACATCTCGAAGCAGTCAAGCTGTTATTAAAGCTAGACCCGGATGATGCTCATACAGAGACAGTAGATGGTGCCACTCCATTATGTCTTGCCTCTCGGGGCGAGACGGCAAGCCATCTTGAGGTTGCGCGCTACCTTATTGATGAGCATAACGCGGCTATAACTCTTTAA
- a CDS encoding uncharacterized protein (EggNog:ENOG41), with protein MSTDSPAGLPVDNPSKSYWLSEPSEMLLGHRTTKDLPQTADVLIIGSGITGALAAHFVKEKAPNLNVTMLEAREACCGATGRNGGHCQPGYYSLPPHIAAFEHRTYSYLKAFVESQSIPCDWRTTTGVHGYYSAKLFATTKKTIEKIQEENPDIGTNITVVTKEDGESSLCVRQDESGGLTLKALRVGAAEGAVVQRNAASLWPYKLVAFVLERLLVAGGFNLQTNSPVTGLERVAMPPGLSSSHTNDKAESGGWTAHTPRGDISARHVLLATNAYTSHLLPQLADIIVPVRGQVSSLKPPAKGPLDIGHTFYFVSDLDDRRDDYLVQRPPPGAELVYGGGRIRAEGHGLGVWDDSTVDERVAKYLGGELSGLMDLSTREQGNAQGKQKQDVEPTFEWSGIMGFSRDGWPWVGSVPGSAGGGDGLWLCAGYSGSGMPNAALCAKAVVDMMIPGHEDGEMDLPCEYLFTEERLERARACETVAEADRRGAFI; from the exons ATGTCAACAGACAGTCCCGCTGGACTACCAGTCGACAACCCAAGCAAGTCATACTGGCTTTCAGAGCCGTCTGAGATGCTCCTCGGTCACCGTACCACGAAAGACTTGCCGCAAACCGCCGATGTCCTCATAATTGGGAGCGGCATTACAGGCGCCTTGGCAGCCCACTTCGTCAAGGAAAAGGCGCCCAACCTGAACGTCACCATGCTTGAGGCAAGAGAGGCATGCTGTGGTGCTACCGGAAGA AATGGTGGCCATTGTCAGCCGGGATACTACTCCTTACCGCCGCATATCGCCGCCTTTGAGCATCGAACATATTCCTATCTCAAAGCATTCGTCGAATCGCAATCAATCCCTTGCGATTGGCGTACTACAACTGGCGTGCATGGCTATTATTCTGCGAAGCTCTTTGCTACCACCAAAAAGACTATTGAAAAGATCCAGGAAGAGAATCCGGATATTGGTACAAATATCACAGTTGTAACGAAGGAGGACGGTGAATCTTCTCTATGCGTACGGCAAGATGAGAGCGGGGGGCTTACATTGAAGGCCTTGCGAGTCGGTGCTGCCGAAGGCGCCGTTGTACAGCGGAATGCCGCGAGCCTCTGGCCGTACAAGCTTGTTGCGTTTGTGCTGGAACGTCTACTGGTAGCCGGTGGCTTCAACTTACAGACGAACAGCCCGGTTACCGGCCTCGAAAGAGTTGCCATGCCACCGGGACTGTCGAGTTCTCACACTAATGACAAGGCAGAGTCAGGAGGCTGGACAGCTCACACGCCCCGTGGCGACATCTCCGCACGGCATGTTCTCCTCGCCACAAACGCGTATACTTCGCATCTGCTTCCCCAGCTGGCAGACATCATCGTGCCAGTCAGGGGCCAGGTATCCAGCCTCAAGCCGCCCGCCAAGGGCCCGCTGGACATTGGACACACGTTCTATTTCGTGTCCGACCTCGACGACCGCCGGGACGACTACCTCGTGCAGAGACCTCCGCCGGGTGCGGAACTGGTTTACGGCGGTGGACGCATCCGCGCAGAGGGCCACGGACTCGGCGTGTGGGATGACAGCACCGTTGACGAACGAGTGGCAAAATATCTTGGAGGCGAGCTGAGCGGCTTGATGGATCTCTCGACACGTGAGCAAGGAAATGCACAAggcaagcagaagcaagatgTCGAGCCGACATTCGAATGGTCAGGCATCATGGGCTTCTCGCGCGATGGCTGGCCCTGGGTCGGCTCTGTGCCGGGCAGCGCcggtggcggcgatggaCTCTGGCTGTGTGCCGGATATTCTGGCAGCGGCATGCCCAACGCGGCCCTCTGCGCCAAGGCGGTTGTCGATATGATGATTCCTGGCCATGAAGATGGGGAGATGGATTTACCCTGCGAGTATTTGTTTACCgaggagaggctggagagggcgagggcatGCGAAACCGTTGCAGAAGCAGACCGGAGGGGTGCATTCATATGA
- a CDS encoding uncharacterized protein (EggNog:ENOG41) gives MLVHSEQQYKIKFKEWGFSKYKKRGMQNRADRGDPRADQIDRATVPIQLPNPHPPPTLFSDASIVFMDNGDMFTGYVPNDVFSVIYKPINLGIHDGEGTLAPFMPRTSGTKFRQPIHQAAYSGFLDMVKLLLEKNPTCAAVAGSDGVTAILYAAQQGHLEVVRHLVSCPGIDVNAATTNTMWTPIHQAARNGHVDIVKLLMAVNAKHDQPDNENMTPLWSAAQEGYDEIVQILIQKGVDKEIISTDGNRRPIHQAAQNGHLGVVKKLLEAGAKVDPHKDGYGKETPSPLWLAAQGGHFEVADLLIQKGADVNFSEHPSNRLPIHQAAQNGHIELVRLLLRAMRM, from the exons ATGCTAG TACACAGTGAGCAGCAGTACAAAATCAAGTTCAAGGAGTGGGGGTTTTCCAAGTATAAGAAGAGAGGAATGCAGAACCGAGCTGATCGAGGTGATCCAAGAGCGG ACCAGATCGATAGAGCGACAGTACCTATACAGCTACCGAATCCCCATCCTCCACCA ACGCTCTTTTCAGACGCATCTATTGTATTCATGGACAATGGCGATATGTTCACAGGTTACGTACCAAATGATGTTTTCAGTGTAATCTACAAACCAATAAATCTCGGGATTCATGACGGTGAAGGAACACTGGCCCCGTTTATGCCACGAACGTCTGGCACTAAATTCCGCCAACCCATCCATCAAGCGGCTTATTCTGGATTCCTCGACATGGTGAAACttttgctggagaagaatcCTACATGCGCGGCCGTTGCCGGTAGTGACGGTGTGACGGCAATTTTGTATGCTGCCCAACAAGGCCATCTCGAAGTTGTTAGACACTTAGTTAGCTGCCCTGGCATCGATGTCAACGCCGCCACTACGAATACCATGTGGACGCCTATTCATCAGGCTGCAAGAAACGGCCATGTTGATATAGTGAAGCTGTTAATGGCTGTAAATGCAAAGCACGATCAGCCAGATAACGAAAACATGACACCGCTATGGAGCGCGGCCCAGGAAGGCTACGATGAAATCGTCCAGATCCTTATACAGAAGGGAGTTGATAAAGAAATCATTTCTACAGATGGAAACCGCCGTCCCATCCACCAGGCGGCACAAAATGGCCACCTCGGGGTGGTTAAGAAGCTGTTAGAGGCTGGTGCTAAAGTTGATCCACATAAAGACGGCTATGGTAAAGAGACGCCTTCTCCCCTCTGGCTCGCGGCTCAGGGAGGGCATTTTGAAGTTGCCGACCTTTTGATTCAGAAAGGCGCCGACGTTAACTTTTCGGAACATCCGTCAAATCGCTTACCAATTCATCAAGCTGCCCAGAACGGTCACATCGAATTGGTCCGTCTCTTATTAAGAGCAATGCGGATGTAG
- a CDS encoding uncharacterized protein (EggNog:ENOG41~SECRETED:SignalP(1-19)~MEROPS:MER0003426), which produces MKLIHSAANLLLVATAALASPLSDHKKAAMDAFRAKRYSRPSQASRPSFNNTGGFADGTSDNWSGVAILQSGVTEVSGTFTVPVPKLPPGGDPNTAYCGVAWVGIDGWFNDDLIQTGVLWCISENQASYNPWYEYLPGPITFFYGVTISAGSVVTVTATKTGNNSGITALTVDGTTVSHTFSGEGSSLPGSSAEWIVEDYSLSLEEQVLVPFADFGNVTFTDASAVVNGAIITPSEGPWFIIDMVQNNATLTSTTLFSNKLNIYYV; this is translated from the coding sequence ATGAAGCTCATTCATTCAGCCGCAAACCTGCTTTTAGTTGCTACTGCCGCCTTGGCCTCCCCTCTTTCCGATCATAAGAAGGCAGCTATGGATGCTTTCCGTGCCAAGAGATATTCACGTCCCTCTCAGGCATCCAGACCCAGCTTCAACAATACCGGCGGGTTTGCCGATGGGACGTCTGATAACTGGTCAGGCGTCGCCATCTTACAATCAGGCGTTACCGAGGTTTCCGGCACCTTTACGGTCCCAGTACCTAAACTCCCACCAGGTGGTGACCCTAATACGGCCTATTGTGGTGTTGCATGGGTGGGGATTGATGGGTGGTTCAATGATGATCTCATCCAGACTGGCGTCCTCTGGTGTATCTCTGAGAATCAAGCCAGTTATAATCCTTGGTATGAGTATCTCCCCGGTCCTATAACCTTTTTCTACGGGGTTACTATCAGTGCTGGATCAGTTGTTACTGTCACTGCTACCAAGACTGGCAATAATAGTGGAATCACGGCATTGACAGTCGATGGTACAACTGTCTCTCATACCTTTTCCGGAGAGGGCTCCAGCTTGCCCGGCTCAAGTGCTGAGTGGATTGTCGAAGACTATTCTCTTTCACTCGAGGAACAAGTCTTGGTTCCATTTGCTGACTTTGGAAATGTTACTTTCACCGACGCATCCGCCGTTGTTAACGGAGCAATCATTACACCGTCTGAGGGCCCTTGGTTTATCATTGACATGGTTCAAAACAATGCCACCCTCACATCGACAACCCTCTTTAGCAATAAGctaaatatttattatgtTTAA
- a CDS encoding uncharacterized protein (EggNog:ENOG41): protein MNPDRTISSNAFGPGVQIHQGDTVIHNHHSDALPKARRVIPFRRNEDIVHRPKIVAQLNKLLSPAEDGECCNAALWGPGGAGKTQIALDYAYRRSRDDAACAIFWVHADNAAAFERDYQTIARKLGMDNKLGGEELLFKVCDCIESQPRWLLILDNADDLALFGVSDTLNPAKSLAKYLPQGHGGSLLWTSRDKQIVAIAGARRGIEVSHMSVGEAKQLLAVTRDKDIRNEETHDAQLLLEELQWLPLAISQAGFYLRRTSTPIKEYLSKLLKDKSRWNTLKHTEHDRYRRPGIPNSVLETWDISIKHVEQESQPAHRILHAIAYLDNQNIPLSLIQAIFMTKNDFLTREEPCEENKVTLDMAILRLKEFSLISQRKKGDGEPSFDMHKLTHEAIRYRLNQQNVCSRAYFLCIAASTIHALFAKNEQETWPPREKYATHAIRLLDSVEVSEAEVLVNGVKPYHLLALGLLRVVNYFCDQGLWSKAALLMERLLSIENKKIGEEYPGNIEFTSKLCLMYMYQGLYNEAEKLGIRALALSEKVHGVKGLATITIMRYLAEVYSMRGQFKDAEKLHEKVFLLLCEVRGEEHVDTIQAMEDLASLYEDRSLIDNAFSIKSKASMLRCEVLGEKNVVPIDAAQDAVRWLMYQREWTKAEEFQIRILSMLQETSWATHADTTNGMIYLSTIYHYQRKYAQSRELRSKIFLRKQEYCGKKHPDTIVAMMNLASAYCQEGRLIIAERLQKKSLTLFHEVLGERHEMTISAMGQAAFICRQRGLFKKADELEKRAISLRHKFYNGMFPPGLSNIDEIAAKRSEEAPISHRIAAVIRHKIVASTRRRKKVSMSREMAAFTRHKTAAPTRHGKRVSSNREMA, encoded by the exons ATGAATCCTGATCGCACCATTTCGTCCAACGCCTTTGGGCCTGGTGTTCAGATTCACCAGGGCGATACGGTTATTCACAACCACCATTCAGACGCGCTACCCAAAGCTCGTCGCGTAATTCCCTTCAGACGCAACGAGGATATTGTCCATCGCCCGAAGATCGTCGCCCAACTCAACAAACTTTTGTCACCTGCTGAAGACGGTGAATGCTGCAACGCCGCTCTATGGGGCCCTGGCGGAGCAGG TAAAACCCAGATCGCCCTCGACTACGCTTATCGCCGAAGCCGTGACGATGCTGCTTGCGCCATCTTCTGGGTGCATGCCGATAATGCGGCTGCTTTCGAGCGAGATTATCAAACGATTGCAAGGAAGCTTGGCATGGACAATAAACTCGGTGGCGAAGAACTACTCTTCAAAGTGTGCGATTGCATTGAGTCACAGCCGCGGTGGTTGCTGATCCTTGACAACGCTGATGATTTGGCATTATTTGGTGTCAGCGACACGTTGAATCCAGCAAAGAGCTTGGCCAAATACTTGCCCCAAGGCCATGGAGGAAGTCTTCTGTGGACCAGCCGCGATAAACAAATCGTGGCTATAGCCGGCGCCCGACGAGGTATTGAGGTTAGCCATATGAGCGTTGGGGAAGCGAAACAGTTGCTTGCAGTAACCAGAGACAAAGACATTCGCAACGAAGAGACTCATGATGCTCAGTTACTACTGGAAGAGCTTCAGTGGCTGCCCTTGGCAATCTCACAAGCTGGCTTCTACTTGCGGAGGACTTCAACGCCAATCAAAGAATATCTATCAAAGTTGTTAAAGGATAAAAGCCGATGGAACACGCTTAAACATACAGAGCATGATAGATACAGAAGGCCAGGTATACCAAACAGTGTTCTGGAAACATGGGATATCTCCATTAAGCACGTTGAACAAGAGAGTCAGCCAGCGCACAGGATTTTACACGCCATCGCATATCTTGACAATCAGAATATTCCACTTTCACTGATTCAAGCTATATTTATGACAAAAAATGACTTCTTAACGCGGGAGGAGCCCTGTGAGGAAAACAAAGTCACATTGGACATGGCAATACTTCGATTGAAGGAATTTTCGCTCATTAGTCAACGCAAAAAGGGAGATGGGGAGCCAAGCTTTGATATGCACAAGCTTACACATGAAGCTATTCGATATAGGCTCAATCAACAGAATGTATGCTCTAGAGCGTACTTCTTGTGCATTGCTGCATCGACCATTCATGCCCTCTTCGCTAAAAATGAGCAAGAAACATGGCCCCCACGCGAGAAGTATGCAACACACGCGATACGTCTTCTTGACTCGGTAGAGGTCTCTGAAGCTGAGGTACTCGTTAACGGGGTGAAGCCATATCACCTTCTAGCTCTTGGTTTACTAAGAGTAGTGAACTATTTCTGTGATCAAGGGTTGTGGAGCAAAGCCGCGTTATTGATGGAGAGACTGTTAAGCAtagagaacaaaaaaatcGGTGAAGAGTATCCCGGTAACATAGAATTTACGAGCAAGCTTTGCctcatgtacatgtaccaagGGCTATACAACGAGGCAGAAAAGCTTGGAATACGAGCCCTGGCATTATCAGAAAAGGTTCATGGAGTGAAGGGCTTGGCTACGATAACGATTATGCGCTACCTTGCGGAGGTATATTCTATGCGAGGTCAGTTTAAAGATGCTGAGAAACTCCACGAGAAAGTCTTTTTACTACTATGCGAAGTTCGTGGAGAGGAACACGTTGATACAATTCAGGCCATGGAAGATCTTGCGTCTCTGTACGAAGATCGTAGTCTAATTGATAACGCTTTTAGTATTAAGTCGAAAGCTTCAATGTTGCGTTGTGAAGTTCTGGGAGAAAAGAATGTTGTTCCGATTGATGCTGCGCAAGACGCTGTAAGATGGCTTATGTACCAAAGAGAGTGGACGAAAGCTGAAGAATTTCAAATACGGATACTCTCAATGCTGCAAGAGACTAGTTGGGCGACACATGCAGATACAACTAACGGCATGATATATCTTTCAACAATATACCATTATCAACGAAAATACGCTCAATCTAGGGAGCTTCGATCAAAGATATTCTTGAGAAAACAGGAATACTGCGGAAAGAAACATCCTGATACGATAGTCGCTATGATGAACCTTGCGTCTGCATATTGTCAAGAAGGGAGATTAATTATAGCTGAGCGGCTtcaaaagaaaagcttgACATTGTTTCACGAGGTCCTCGGAGAGAGACATGAGATGACAATTTCAGCCATGGGGCAAGCTGCCTTTATATGTCGTCAACGTGGTCTCTTCAAGAAGGCCGATGAACTCGAGAAAAGAGCGATATCCTTGCGGCACAAGTTTTATAATGGGATGTTTCCACCCGGGCTCTCGAATATAGATGAGATTGCTGCCAAACGCAGCGAAGAAGCCCCCATTAGCCACAGAATCGCTGCAGTTATCAGGCATAAGATAGTAGCGTCTACCaggcgaagaaaaaaggtgTCTATGAGTCGTGAAATGGCTGCATTTACCAGGCATAAGACAGCAGCGCCTACCAGGCATGGAAAAAGAGTGTCTTCCAACCGTGAAATGGCTTGA
- a CDS encoding uncharacterized protein (EggNog:ENOG41~SECRETED:SignalP(1-18)): MHISPLAISVLLAVPAAASRWVVNWEQVVGATCCSRGTWWNDDINKGYYVSSFDEGCHSATQVEGVKEFCIDWGHKRGHFIRLTGEKKCMLERETTVIEESDFHATYQTVFSTGDCTW, from the coding sequence ATGCATATCTCTCCGCTCGCCATCTCTGTCCTTCTCGCCGTCCCCGCCGCTGCTAGCCGCTGGGTCGTCAACTGGGAGCAAGTCGTCGGCGCTACCTGCTGCTCCCGTGGGACTTGGTGGAACGACGATATAAACAAGGGGTACTACGTCTCCAGCTTCGACGAGGGCTGCCACAGCGCCACCCAGGTCGAGGGCGTCAAGGAATTCTGTATCGACTGGGGCCACAAGCGCGGTCACTTCATTAGGCTCACGGGCGAGAAGAAGTGCATGCTCGAAAGGGAGACCACGGTCATCGAAGAGAGCGACTTCCACGCCACGTACCAGACCGTCTTCAGCACTGGGGACTGCACGTGGTGA
- a CDS encoding uncharacterized protein (EggNog:ENOG41), translating into MRDIDGTSSMEQDDFPEDWWNNMPSASTSINTLDTSADTSHGSYNVPTPNFSAAQHLGFGGQADVSFDGLSSYSQIFESRLDFDSYDLAHCHSFDDVLSPFSVGDAITIAPQSRFSESVELTCTGTAQTIPEIVEQDIDETATEYSDEVSITSSGKRGFIWELANEMFKTMSSLNADEKTQARISNILPELLGEFALKIGHSAKTQMHRNTMVLVYRYRREITTVFADMSFNENVSDSNQKNRRADGMSWQDRTSLWFEKDSSQESPEELPQSAVGDGEAPEEKIPGGDEEVSETWPIDYLKFLTSSGAYEELIAQLRREFHLVPAELDIMRDIREKIMSSLPSSRKVSRKSSPRIYQAVFQLDWDIIEFFNTQGYSKEPHEVFESIITITGSFQDAQATTCAQYIEQTWPITGKIVIQLIKDILMDVGYACRLKVSNGTSIKARIQGSKFVFEVYGVSVSVAEIGELICWLGAALRTSPRHNGLIYCVPNVRNIEVSTMPPPHTWTYARYEIDFAMKSVPQSLPAENGQCWHDIFRNPVVVRGYPIAQRIEWNTGLEISLNIMAGLAQTQRLDQFKEKTYIKGFSTLLFPTKKSGDIICWHLLYNKHGDRISYLDDDEDQQGCIGQMDLENYRHVLGWCTEAKLYAGSAEAHHPVTHSRLPKPHAGCFLAGVSVSEGKMILNGPAFEIGAKDTPIYISRKGNIRRLKWIATKFVLLWDERDKRGWIINGATALLHIVRAFLSHAKQYHFKDAFRFKDEDLQEAEAPFTADSAIAVLSNSHNRHLKLYEEEDGDDEYIFKTQIDHVYNLLEKLIDHQADTSGNHGSKLSNNPRSYLEGWDFEDVAKECPTIYPRVATIADAGKGWIDFIRAIHAVTLVGRGFGDIIKPSSPDHCDSWATLPTKRYYIASCVSDLDRLQKEAGSHHDGHVLLCDNLIYHAPANVDISCQCKVTPGRRCCEPVRTLIPSAMSTDVPLGKYFTEPKGAVILGYNSHFPLIWGDTGLPKQGELIETEPSSKPVEEDVDSGFGSILTESELGSHSASQSVSETEDSTVSIETRPEAVQKAVPSIVSPIGNNKYTRSHYTVGIICPLAKELKAVRALFENEHGSLNSRSEDSYPYILGDMAGHWVVAACLPEYGTNPAATVASNMKFSFPSIRFCFLVGIAGGAPSLEKDIRLGDVVVSYPIGTSPGVIQYDLGKEQDGNHFQRMGSLQRPPLVLMAAINTLQSDLEPPDGRLDESLQAITRRLPDYKYPGQDLDMPYQTACALCASHQASLVSCSHVQQRVPRTTILPTIHYGVIASGNRVIKDATLRNQLAQEHGILCFEMEAAGMMNTLDCLVIRGISDYCDGQKNDTWQNYAAATAAAYAKLLLRLVPRGKRSGAGSTERNEGMPLTKKRRLD; encoded by the exons ATGCGTGACATCGATGGCACATCTTCAATGGAGCAGGACGACTTCCCAGAGGATTGGTGGAACAACATGCCCAGTGCAAGCACCAGTATAAACACTCTAGACACCAGTGCAGACACGTCGCATGGTTCATATAATGTACCTACACCAAACTTTTCCGCGGCTCAACATTTGGGGTTTGGCGGCCAAGCAGACGTTTCATTTGATGGTTTGAGTAGCTATTCTCAGATATTTGAGTCCCGTCTTGACTTTGATAGCTATGATTTGGCACATTGCCATTCTTTCGATGATGTGCTTTCTCCATTTTCTGTGGGAGATGCAATTACAATTGCACCACAGAGCAGATTCAGCGAGTCAGTGGAACTTACATGTACTGGTACAGCGCAGACGATACCGGAAATAGTTGAGCAGGACATTGATGAGACCGCTACGGAATATTCGGATGAAGTCAGTATCACAAGTTCAGGGAAGCGAGGTTTCATCTGGGAGCTGGCAAATGAAATGTTCAAAACTATGAGCTCACTGAATGCGGACGAAAAGACTCAGGCAAGAATCTCCAATATTCTACCTGAGCTGCTCGGGGAATTTGCGCTGAAAATTGGTCATTCTGCTAAAACGCAAATGCATCGAAATACCATGGTTTTGGTGTATAGGTATAGACG TGAGATCACGACGGTGTTTGCAGACATGAGTTTCAACGAAAATGTCAGCGATTCCAACCAAAAGAACCGCAGGGCAGATGGAATGAGCTGGCAAGATCGTACAAGTCTCTGGTTCGAAAAGGATTCATCCCAGGAGTCGCCGGAAGAGCTTCCACAATCAGCGGTAGGAGATGGTGAAGCTCCAGAGGAGAAGATCCCAGGGGGGGATGAAGAAGTGTCGGAAACCTGGCCGATTGACTACCTGAAGTTTCTCACAAGCAGCGGCGCGTACGAAGAGCTTATCGCCCAGTTGCGGAGAGAATTCCATTTAGTTCCAGCTGAACTAGACATTATGAGAGATATACGAGAAAAGATTATGTCTTCGCTCCCATCATCTCGCAAAGTCAGCAGGAAATCATCACCACGAATCTATCAGGCCGTATTTCAACTCGATTGGGATATTATCGAATTTTTCAATACTCAGGGATATTCGAAAGAGCCGCACGAAGTATTTGAGagtattattactattactgGGTCTTTTCAGGATGCTCAGGCCACAACTTGTGCTCAGTACATAGAACAAACGTGGCCCATTACAGGGAAAATAGTCATTCAACTCATCAAAGACATCCTCATGGATGTGGGCTACGCATGTCGGC TTAAAGTTTCAAATGGAACAAGCATTAAGGCAAGGATTCAAGGATCTAAATTTGTCTTTGAAGTCTACGGAGTCTCAGTTTCCGTAGCAGAGATAGGGGAGCTGATATGttggcttggagctgctctgAGAACCTCTCCCCGGCACAACGGATTAATATATTGTGTGCCAAACGTGCGTAATATCGAGGTAAGTACTATGCCACCACCACACACTTGGACTTATGCTCGCTATGAGATCGATTTTGCAATGAAAAGTGTCCCGCAATCCCTCCCAGCAGAAAACGGTCAGTGCTGGCACGACATTTTCAGAAATCCGGTTGTTGTGAGAGGTTACCCCATTGCTCAAAGGATCGAGTGGAATACCGGCCTTGAAATTTCACTTAATATCATGGCAGGACTGGCTCAGACTCAGAGACTTGATCAgttcaaagaaaaaacataCATCAAAGGCTTTTCAACCCTGCTGTTTCCAACCAAGAAGAGTGGGGACATTATTTGCTGGCATCTTTTATACAATAAGCACGGAGATCGTATATCTTAccttgatgatgacgaggatcAACAAGGATGCATTGGGCAGATGGATCTGGAAAACTATCGACATGTTTTGGGGTGGTGCACGGAAGCAAAGTTATATGCTG GTTCTGCAGAAGCACATCACCCTGTAACTCACTCGAGGCTTCCCAAGCCCCATGCAGGTTGTTTTCTCGCTGGAGTGAGTGTTTCAGAAGGAAAGATGATTCTGAATGGCCCAGCATTTGAAATCGGGGCCAAAGACACACCAATCTACATCTCTCGCAAAGGTAACATCCGGAGGCTAAAATGGATAGCCACCAAGTTTGTTCTCTTATGGGATGAACGCGACAAACGGGGCTGGATAATTAATGGTGCGACTGCTCTTCTGCACATTGTACGAGCTTTTCTGTCCCACGCAAAACAATATCACTTTAAAGATGCATTTCGATTCAAAGATGAGGATCTTCAAGAGGCAGAAGCCCCCTTTACCGCTGACTCCGCCATTGCTGTGCTTTCCAACTCTCATAATAGGCATCTCAAGCTTtatgaggaagaggatggcgacgacgagtatatttttaaaacCCAGATTGATCATGTTTACAATCTCTTAGAAAAGCTCATTGATCATCAGGCCGATACTTCAGGTAATCATGGCTCTAAGTTGAGTAATAACCCGCGAAGCTACCTTGAAGGGTGGGATTTTGAAGACGTGGCGAAAGAATGTCCAACGATATATCCACGAGTGGCCACTATAGCGGATGCTGGCAAAGGCTGGATCGATTTTATAAGAGCTATCCATGCTGTTACACTAGTCGGTCGAGGTTTTGGTGATATCATCAAGCCCTCGAGTCCAGACCACTGCGATTCTTGGGCTACGCTACCAACGAAGCGATATTATATCGCTAGCTGTGTTTCTGATTTGGACCGTCTTCAGAAAGAGGCTGGTAGTCACCACGATGGCCATGTCCTGCTCTGCGATAACTTGATATATCATGCTCCGGCCAATGTTGATATATCCTGCCAATGCAAAGTTACTCCAGGGCGGAGGTGTTGCGAGCCTGTTCGAACGCTGATTCCGTCGGCAATGTCAACAGATGTACCTCTTGGAAAATACTTCACCGAGCCTAAAGGGGCGGTCATTCTAGGATACAATTCCCATTTCCCGTTGATCTGGGGAGACACCGGTCTTCCCAAACAAGGGGAACTCATAGAAACGGAGCCTTCGTCAAAGCCAGTCGAGGAGGATGTGGATTCTGGATTCGGGTCAATTCTAACGGAGTCAGAACTGGGAAGCCACTCTGCCTCTCAGTCAGTGTCTGAAACAGAAGATTCAACCGTGTCTATTGAGACTCGTCCCGAAGCGGTACAGAAAGCGGTGCCATCTATCGTGTCGCCGATTGGCAATAATAAATATACCCGGAGCCATTATACAGTAGGGATCATTTGTCCTTTGGCAAAAGAGTTGAAGGCAGTCCGAGCCCTCTTTGAGAATGAACATGGCAGTCTGAATTCGAGATCAGAAGATAGTTATCCATACATTCTCGGAGACATGGCAGGACACTGGGTCGTCGCAGCGTGTCTTCCAGAGTATGGAACCAACCCAGCCGCGACGGTAGCATCAAATATGAAATTCAGCTTCCCTTCCATTCGGTTCTGTTTCTTAGTTGGTATCGCGGGTGGTGCGCCTTCACTGGAGAAAGATATTCGACTTGGTGATGTGGTTGTCAGCTACCCCATTGGTACCAGCCCCGGTGTGATCCAATATGATCTTGGGAAAGAACAGGATGGCAATCATTTCCAACGGATGGGTTCGTTGCAACGGCCGCCACTCGTGCTAATGGCAGCTATCAACACCCTGCAATCAGATCTAGAGCCGCCTGATGGCCGGCTGGATGAAAGTCTTCAAGCGATTACGCGTCGCCTGCCAGACTACAAGTACCCGGGCCAAGACCTCGATATGCCATATCAGACAGCCTGCGCCTTATGCGCCTCGCATCAGGCGTCTCTCGTATCTTGTTCTCACGTACAGCAGCGCGTTCCTCGCACAACAATCTTGCCCACCATCCACTATGGAGTTATAGCTTCAGGGAACCGTGTGATTAAAGACGCAACACTCCGCAACCAGCTGGCACAAGAACACGGCATACTCTGtttcgagatggaggctgccgGAATGATGAATACGTTGGACTGCCTGGTGATTCGCGGCATCTCCGACTATTGCGACGGCCAGAAGAATGACACTTGGCAGAACTATGCGGCTGCGACAGCTGCAGCATATGCGAAGCTTTTACTGAGACTTGTCCCCAGAGGGAAACGTTCCGGTGCTGGCAGCACGGAGCGAAATGAGGGCATGCCACTTACTAAGAAGAGGAGGCTTGACTGA